The sequence TTAAGTAGCATATTAACTCGTCACTTACATGTCTTCTCCTCTATCCTTACTCATAATAAAACAATCTCTCTAGAAAATAATCCTCAAATTGCTCTCAGCAACGAATGAGAAACGAATAAACAACGCGCTAGAAAACGAGCGAAACGTAACAAGCAAATAAAAACAAAGACAAATATAATCTGACATCACAAAACAGGCGTTACTTTTGGTGCAACCAAATCACAGAAATCAAAAGAACCGACAGCAACTCGATAATGCCATCGTTCTACACGCGATTCGCGGATTTAGGTGAGTGATTTGCTTTTACCTGCGTATGAGTATTACAACGGTGGTGATTACAGCAGCAAGGAATACGAAACCACCGAAGACACCCAAGGCGATCACCGCGCCTAGATTTAATTTTGCTTGATGAGTGTTACTCGATTGGTCGGCGTTGTCCACCCTGAAAGGTCCAGAAGGTTCAGGAACACCAGTTCCAATGCCGGCCTGAGCATTGTCCACTCCACTGCCAGAAATTTCGTTGTCCTGAGGATGATCGTTGGTGTCGTCGTTCAGAGGTGGCGACGGAGGCGGTGCTGGTCTCTGAAGACCAATATTTGGTTTCCTTGCGATGGTTTCCCGAACCGTTGCGGGTAATTCGGCGGTGCTAGCCACTCTTCGTGGTGGCACAGAGGTGGTTGTGGTTGTGGTCGTCGAGATTGTTGTGGTTCGAACTCGAGGTGGTAAGAACGTGTGTCGGGTTCTGCTGGTCGTTGGTCGCACGGTTGTTCGGGAAGACACAGTCACGGTGGTACGTGGTTCTTCtgtaataaagaaattttggAGACGTTGGTTCTCTTGTAATTCTAATCTTTCACATAGGTTCTGTTAAAGAAAATCTAAcggttattattattatgtattatcaTAATCCCTTAGGAATATGTAGATTCCCAGTTAACtcgcttctttcttttctttagaataaaatttcttttatcctAAGTTATCTTGGACCTGCTGTATTGGTTTGAATTAAAAGAGCCTTTTTGTAattctaattataatatattagcGAACGTATAAACATAGCTTTAAATtgataatgaaaaaattgagtacatttttgattaaattttgtaGAGTAAGTCGGTCCTTAAGAGGTTAATACGACAGAAGATTATTGTTTGCGATCtcaacaaaaaattaaatgtaaatgaTAATCTACACATATCGCTATTGAAATtactgaaattaattattgaaattgtTGCAACTGGAGTTATTGcagatatattataatacagatttcatacgaattatatgtaatttagTTTGAAACAATATTTTGATAATATACATAAGCATTTATATATGCATCtacatacatgtatgtattgtaccatttttatatacacacatatatataacaGTCAAGTACACACACAATGGTTAGGTAGAGTTTGGTTGAAAACAATACTGTTGTAAATCAAAATACATTTTGAaatgtatataagtatatattaaaacaattatcaattatttattaattctttgAGTTGCTACGCGCATAAGAGGTATATGCACAAATGAATTTAAGTTccaagtataaaataaatatctcaTAAATTGGATTGAAAAACAACCTTTGAATATCCTCATATTATATCATTTACGTTAATAAAgattcaatatttaattatgtaaatatgtatgtatgtatatgtatgtatgttaaATTATCCTCGTATTTGAAGATTGCAAACACTGCCACGATAAATGACTTGCTTTTCTAAAGAAATAatcaaatttgtatttattgcataaaaataattaaatcacGTACCCGTACAAGTGGGTGCGACATGATCATATAAGCCAGTGGGCAAGCATAATATTTGTCGGAAGCCAGAAAGTCTGTAACCCTTCTCGCAAGTGTATGTAACGATACTGCCTACGAGAAGACTTCGACTGAAGTTCGTTTTCGATGGTACTGTCTCGGTTTCGTCGATTTCATCGATTTGAATGTAACTATGTGGAACAGGAGCAGGAGGATCACACAAAATTGGCTCGCAACGTGGTGGCGGTCCATTCCAGCGCTCGTCGATATCGCATGTCAGTCTTGCACGACCTGTAATCGgaacaaattattaattcattgtaatttattaataagcTATAAACAATGTCTATGTAGTGTTAAACTAAAAATGTAAAGTCTATTTATATAAGTTATACATAttcttctatattattttttataaaaccgttttataacattttatgaaatattttggcTTTAGTACTATATATCGgagttttattaataaatcttGTAGCGTTTAATGTCTCataaaaatcgaaaatattttgcttcaatttcaaattagaaatcttagagaaaatataaaaatctgattataatatattattataatgtatCGATGAGTATCTCGGAAATGTgcacatatttatatttatatcttaaaCTGAAAATACTCCATGAActtctttttacttttattgCTTACGGTCGCACGAAACGCTTATGTAGATTATTCGCAACACGgagagaaaaaatgaaaaggtTCATTGCATTACATTATTACactatttattcattttcatGAATAAACACTACGTAGTGCAACTGACACACAAATTGATCAGTTGTGCAACATAAAAATTCTCATGTTAAAATCACGCACACGTTCAAAGCTTATCCTCAATCAGATTAATTTCAATCTCTACCATAGATCTCTAAAAATTCAGCCACGCATGATAAACCAATTTGAACGGTTCTAGAATCAGGAACAAAATCAAGCCGCAACAAGAGGATCAAGACACAATCAGAAAGATGATGTCATCGCGATCCAACACCAACTAATATTCTTACCAATTTCCTTGAAAATGCTCGTTGGCGAGGCGTTTCAACACAGGTATCAAAGTATTAGCCACAAACGATAGCCATTTATCAAAGAGAAATAATGGCTAACGCCAGGATAAATTCTTACCAGTCATCTCGTATCCTTCATCGCAGGAATAAAGCACCTGACTGAGATAACTAACGGTATTGTTGATAAGTGTGTAACCTCCGTGTTTTATGTTCGCTGGATAACCGCACTCGATGCCTGAAACGAGCAGAATGTTGAATTTAACATCGATAGGACGATCGTATATGGTTTACCGAGTGGCCTCTGTATCTAATTCTTGCTCTCTTACTTTTGCACACCGGTGGAAACTCGTTGTAGAAGCCAGTATCGAGGCATGTACGAGTCGACGGTCCTATAAGAAGGCTGCCGGCGTTACAAGTGTAATCCACCGTCGCGCCAACTTCATATGCGCTTCCGGAATTCCGATCTGTCGTTGTGGTCACCGTCATCGTTGAATTCGGAGGCTGTTCTGGTCGACCACACGCTCGTGGTTCTAAGAACAAACAAAGAATTCCTTGCTTTTACATGTTGTCTCGCAGTGTTTGTTCGAAGAAAGTGACCAAGTATGGAATAGTATTTACCTAATATAGAATAGAgacatttataaaaatctgataaataaattatatgaatCAAATCTGACAGATGACTTATCTGTCAAACGTCAGTAGGCTCTCTCGCTGCCTCACCTTGGCACCGTTTATTTTTCCAATGACTTTTCTCGCGATACTCTGGTGGAAAAAAATAGCACATGACGAAAGTATTGGTCCAGagttttcaaaaattttataaGCAAAGTGTCTTAATTAATAAGGagaataattaatgaaaagaATACTCTTTGTTCGTTTTCCATGAAAATATTGTACCTGATGTTAGGCTTCCAGTAGTTGAGTACCTATTTCTtattagatataatttatgCGTTTTTTAATGTTAGTTCAATATCGAAGATTGCTCGTAACGTTAGGAATATGAGACTGCTCTTAAATTGAGTGTGAAGATATGATTGAATACTcataaaaatcttttatttcttgCGACTGATTTTATATgagtaacatttaaaaaacaaGATGATATTCCATACATTTGGTTACTTTTCTCTACTATCATTTTCAAAATGGACAAATAAgatcttcattttttatacataAGCCTTTCGACAACCATAATGATCAATTCCATAAGTTCTAAGATACAAAAAGTTGATGATGatataaacattattttttaaatctaccACAGAATTTACTATCATCAGTGTCATCTTTTTGCGATAAATGAACTGATGGAAGGAGATCATTCTTGTCTTGAGAGTTGAACGTTAATCGTGTACTTGTGTAATGAAATTGCGAAATGAACAATAAGCCAAGTTGTTCAGTTTAGCTTTTGAGAGGCTCACATAATATTTTTCACCTTTTATTTGATatcattttattctttaagCACTgctaaagaaaaattaatggaTCTACTATACTATTGCACCAATCAAGTAAATAAAAGCGGAGAAGTTTTATAAACTTAATATATCAACATGCTATTCGTATGATACCATGACTTATTCTAAAAATTGATCTTGAATggtaattaaaaaacaatgtaGAAACACAAGAAGTGAATATAAAAGACAATGTGATATGAGAGAAGGTCCTCTGATTGTTTTGTGCAATATGTCATCATGTACGTATTAGGATACCTATAAAGAAttaagtatatatatttctatagtAATGAAGATGACATTTATACAACCATTGCGTAATTCGATAGTAATGAGAAAATACTTGGTACTCACGGTGTTGACAGATGAAATTTAATCGAGCTGTGCAAGGGGTATCGGACCAAAGCCATCCTCTACTACCATCATATCGAGCACAGTCTTCTTCGCTGCCTTGAGGTAGACTCcagaaagaaacagaaactTCGTCGCCGCTTCCTGTCCACCTCCAAACCGTACGATCCTTTTGATCTCTTACTGCACCCATCCAGTATTGACTCGAAGTATCACTCCTGAATAAAGATAAGGTATACCTTTTTAGAAATGTTTGTTGAAAACTATCTTTATggtaattgtatattttatgctAATTGAAATATACACTGACAAACACGTAAATGGAGAGAAGCTTTATactcaatttaatttattttgtaattgtcactcgaaatagaaatttgaaagacgTTCTATTTTTATTGTGCCTTAAGGTACAAGAGATGTATTTTTGAATTCTATattaaaaaggaagaataGAAACGAAAGTCTTCACTCTAATATTACTTGTATTTATGAGTACGAATTATGCTATTTTTATACTCGCCACTGTAAGCAATTTATGTAAGAAGTTAGGTTTAGTTTATTTCATGGCAGTAATAGAAgaagtaatttaaaattacagGGTACAAATAGCACAGTAAAATTGACTTGTTTTGAAGCTAAAGtgtttattttgaaattttattactacTGCATAGAATACATACCTATACATTTCCTGTAGCATTTTTATCAActattaaatatgaaaataacatTCTGATGAAAGTTGCCATTAGtattagatataataaattgtctTGTCTGATTATGATCAAATTGAACTAGTTATATCTTACAGGAAAAAGTTGAAAGCAGATAGCGAAGCGTAGAGGTGGACAATTAATGAATTCGATACCTGTGCCTCCTCCATAGTTCCCACGAAATAAACCCTTGTAACGCAGGATTGCTTTCATCCACTAAAGTACCACCTCGTGCACGACAGAATGCCAATGCTTCTCGGAATATCATCGGTTGGCGATTGTAGAATATGTAACATTTTCCATTGTAGGTTGCTGTCGAACCTGGTGGCTGATCTCTAAATTGTGGACATCTCTCAATGGGAAGAGCCTATACAAAAAAGTAATCACGTTTCATTACactataaaaaagaaaaaccctatataaagaagaatataCACGTAAGAAAAGAATAATCGGTATAAAAGTCAATATAAAAATCTTAAAACTCAATTTTTTCTAATAACTCTGATTCGTTGTAATTAGTAGAAAGTGTTAAAATATTGATTATATCTGCAAAATGAGTTACATTGTCAAAATATGTATAAGAAATGACAAATAaggtatatacagggtggttttAAAGAATATCACATTTCAAAAGACactttatacagggtggttggaaactggtggtacaagcgaaaaaggggcgattctacgcgaaaaaagaagtcgacaatatagaataaaaattttttttttaatttcttcttttttttatatatgtattacatTTTGGACccttttactttcttttttaatttgcgATATAAATTGCGATATAAACGTGTCTGTGCTCAATCAATGTAGAGTTTAATATCAAAAAGGTTATAAAAGGATAGACAGATGtagaatataacaaatattcaaaaaatagatatagaataatttatagaataattagaatagaaaaaattttttttttaattttttcaccgagacaacgatctacagtgagatccgttataacgagacgcgataaagtgcacgcgtaccgagctaaaattcaaagtcgattttctcggaaacaaagtctcgaacgaaaaatttttattctatattttcgacttcttttttcgcgtagaatcaccccctttccgtttgtaccaccagttaccaaccaccctgtataaagtGTCTTTTGAAATGTGATATTCTTTGAAACCTGATTATCCATTTTTAACAATTGAAGGTCATATTAACTAGTCCTTTCTGTAGTAAACATAATTCACATTCAtgaattcaaaatttatttatttaaaggcAACTAAGGGAAAGTTTCA is a genomic window of Bombus huntii isolate Logan2020A chromosome 1, iyBomHunt1.1, whole genome shotgun sequence containing:
- the LOC126866478 gene encoding uncharacterized protein LOC126866478 isoform X2 — encoded protein: MQSSSSDGGIPQRAVDGSSGQIYTPQTCTLTRPEHRPWWYVNLLEPYMVQLVRLDFGKPCCGDGIPGTIVVRVGNNRPDLGTNPICNRFTGPLEEGQPLFLPCNPPMPGAFVSVHLEATTPAPVPVQLSLCEAFVYTDQALPIERCPQFRDQPPGSTATYNGKCYIFYNRQPMIFREALAFCRARGGTLVDESNPALQGFISWELWRRHRSDTSSQYWMGAVRDQKDRTVWRWTGSGDEVSVSFWSLPQGSEEDCARYDGSRGWLWSDTPCTARLNFICQHQPRACGRPEQPPNSTMTVTTTTDRNSGSAYEVGATVDYTCNAGSLLIGPSTRTCLDTGFYNEFPPVCKSIECGYPANIKHGGYTLINNTVSYLSQVLYSCDEGYEMTGRARLTCDIDERWNGPPPRCEPILCDPPAPVPHSYIQIDEIDETETVPSKTNFSRSLLVGSIVTYTCEKGYRLSGFRQILCLPTGLYDHVAPTCTEEPRTTVTVSSRTTVRPTTSRTRHTFLPPRVRTTTISTTTTTTTSVPPRRVASTAELPATVRETIARKPNIGLQRPAPPPSPPLNDDTNDHPQDNEISGSGVDNAQAGIGTGVPEPSGPFRVDNADQSSNTHQAKLNLGAVIALGVFGGFVFLAAVITTVVILIRRNRGRSSKHYRHRASPDCNTVASFGSSSSESRGGLNRYYRQAWENLHETAGHKTNHPPLRRKETLDEPGYRENYRGNNTERDGSELVVSDVATYPSNKHASISDKKRHHHHHHHHHGNSTPEWRQSQSHHRY
- the LOC126866478 gene encoding uncharacterized protein LOC126866478 isoform X1, which translates into the protein MERTAVFLLIVVGLATRGCNGAGCGYPGAPAHSSVRFTGTGAEDVIDEEDALLKDTILPEGTVATYSCERGFELLGPARRQCQVDGSWTPEGVPFCVLNVAGGKAPMQSSSSDGGIPQRAVDGSSGQIYTPQTCTLTRPEHRPWWYVNLLEPYMVQLVRLDFGKPCCGDGIPGTIVVRVGNNRPDLGTNPICNRFTGPLEEGQPLFLPCNPPMPGAFVSVHLEATTPAPVPVQLSLCEAFVYTDQALPIERCPQFRDQPPGSTATYNGKCYIFYNRQPMIFREALAFCRARGGTLVDESNPALQGFISWELWRRHRSDTSSQYWMGAVRDQKDRTVWRWTGSGDEVSVSFWSLPQGSEEDCARYDGSRGWLWSDTPCTARLNFICQHQPRACGRPEQPPNSTMTVTTTTDRNSGSAYEVGATVDYTCNAGSLLIGPSTRTCLDTGFYNEFPPVCKSIECGYPANIKHGGYTLINNTVSYLSQVLYSCDEGYEMTGRARLTCDIDERWNGPPPRCEPILCDPPAPVPHSYIQIDEIDETETVPSKTNFSRSLLVGSIVTYTCEKGYRLSGFRQILCLPTGLYDHVAPTCTEEPRTTVTVSSRTTVRPTTSRTRHTFLPPRVRTTTISTTTTTTTSVPPRRVASTAELPATVRETIARKPNIGLQRPAPPPSPPLNDDTNDHPQDNEISGSGVDNAQAGIGTGVPEPSGPFRVDNADQSSNTHQAKLNLGAVIALGVFGGFVFLAAVITTVVILIRRNRGRSSKHYRHRASPDCNTVASFGSSSSESRGGLNRYYRQAWENLHETAGHKTNHPPLRRKETLDEPGYRENYRGNNTERDGSELVVSDVATYPSNKHASISDKKRHHHHHHHHHGNSTPEWRQSQSHHRY